Within Nocardioides rotundus, the genomic segment TGGTGCTGCAGATAGTGCTCGACCTCGAAGTCCGGGCCGAGCCGCCAGTCCAGCCCCGACGAGGTGCGCTCGTGGCCGAACTTGCGGTCCAGCGACTGCGGGGAGACGTAGGTGATGTGCGCCATCATCCGCGCGACCTTCTGCCCCCGCCACGGCACGACGCCGTGCTCGGCATAGCGCCCGTCGTGGAAGTCCGGGTCGTTGAGGATCGCCTCGCGCGCCACGGAGGAGAACGCGATGTTCTCGGTGCTGATGCGGGAGGAAGCCGCCACCAGCACGGCGCGCTCGATCCGGTCCGGCTCGTCGAGCACCCACTGCAGCACCTGCATGCCACCGAGCGAGCCGCCGACCCCGGCGTACACCTTGTCCAGGCCGAGGTGGTCCATCAGCCGCCGGTGCACCTCGACCATGTCGGACATGTGCAGCATCGGGAAGTCCAGGTAGTACGGCTCCCCCGTCGCCGGGTCGACCGACAGCGGCCCGGTCGTGCCCGAGCAGCCACCCAGCAGGTTCGGCGAGATCACGAAGAACCGGTCGGTGTCGACCGCCTTCCCCGGACCGATGAGGTTGTCCCACCAGCCCCGCTTGCCGGTGTCCGCGGCCAGGCCGGCCGCGTGCGCGTCCCCGGTCAGGG encodes:
- the metX gene encoding homoserine O-acetyltransferase MetX, whose translation is MSDQALMSGPLVDLRQQRAVVATADDPLLLRAGGRLDHVEVAFETYGELNPTRDNVVFVCHALTGDAHAAGLAADTGKRGWWDNLIGPGKAVDTDRFFVISPNLLGGCSGTTGPLSVDPATGEPYYLDFPMLHMSDMVEVHRRLMDHLGLDKVYAGVGGSLGGMQVLQWVLDEPDRIERAVLVAASSRISTENIAFSSVAREAILNDPDFHDGRYAEHGVVPWRGQKVARMMAHITYVSPQSLDRKFGHERTSSGLDWRLGPDFEVEHYLQHQGETFLDRFDALSYLYLTRLLDYFDPFSEPASAAALAATSTRFQVTSFDSDWRFDTRQSLRIVDELTRHGVEVDFAELASPYGHDSFLLAPDGYHERIAAFLA